One region of Erwinia tracheiphila genomic DNA includes:
- the degQ gene encoding serine endoprotease DegQ yields MKKKFLLLSALALSTGLSMAATPMAMAALPAQIQGQPMPSLAPMLEKVLPAVVSVHVEGTQSQPQTQDIPEPLKRFFGQQDQNNEAAQPQPFEGLASGVIINADKGYILTNNHVINGAEKISVQLSDGREFDAKLIGHDQPTDIALLQVSGAKGLAQIKIADSDQLKVGDFAVAIGNPFGLGQTATSGIISALGRSGLNLEGLENFIQTDAAINRGNSGGALVNLNGELIGINTAILASSGGNIGIGFAIPGNMAMNLAQQLIDFGEVRRGQLGIKGTEMTAEMAKTFKVDAQRGAFVNEVLPGSAALKAGIKAGDIITHLDDKAVESFAALRAKIGTTAPGKEVKLELLRDGKPMTLMVRLDISSQTISSAEEIAPAFQGSTLSNAAARGVNVDDVSKGTPAEQSGLQKGDVIIGLNRSPVGNLTELRKLLATKPPLLALNIIRGDQTIYLLLR; encoded by the coding sequence ATGAAGAAAAAATTCTTACTGTTGAGTGCACTAGCATTGAGTACAGGGCTAAGTATGGCCGCCACGCCGATGGCAATGGCGGCACTTCCTGCACAAATTCAGGGGCAACCGATGCCAAGCCTGGCGCCAATGCTGGAGAAGGTTCTGCCAGCAGTGGTTAGCGTGCATGTAGAAGGAACGCAAAGCCAGCCGCAAACGCAGGATATACCGGAGCCTCTTAAACGCTTTTTTGGTCAACAAGACCAGAACAACGAGGCAGCACAGCCGCAGCCCTTTGAAGGTCTCGCATCCGGCGTCATCATTAATGCCGACAAAGGTTATATCCTGACCAACAATCACGTTATCAACGGTGCAGAAAAAATCAGCGTCCAGTTGAGCGATGGGCGTGAGTTTGATGCCAAACTCATCGGCCACGATCAGCCAACCGATATCGCACTCCTTCAGGTTAGCGGTGCAAAAGGCCTGGCGCAGATAAAAATCGCTGATTCTGACCAGTTAAAAGTGGGCGACTTTGCGGTAGCCATTGGCAACCCCTTTGGTCTCGGGCAGACAGCCACCTCCGGCATTATATCTGCGCTTGGGCGCAGCGGTCTCAATCTTGAAGGGCTGGAAAACTTTATTCAAACGGATGCCGCAATCAATCGCGGCAACTCTGGTGGCGCATTGGTCAACCTGAATGGCGAACTTATTGGTATCAATACGGCCATTTTGGCCTCTTCTGGCGGCAACATTGGTATTGGTTTTGCCATTCCCGGCAACATGGCGATGAACCTTGCCCAACAATTAATTGATTTTGGCGAGGTCAGGCGCGGACAGTTGGGTATTAAAGGTACGGAAATGACCGCTGAAATGGCGAAGACCTTCAAGGTTGATGCACAACGCGGCGCTTTTGTCAATGAGGTCCTGCCTGGTTCTGCTGCGTTGAAAGCCGGAATCAAAGCAGGTGATATCATTACCCATCTTGACGACAAAGCCGTCGAAAGTTTTGCTGCACTTAGAGCAAAAATTGGGACCACTGCGCCGGGCAAAGAAGTCAAACTCGAACTTCTGCGAGACGGTAAACCAATGACGCTAATGGTTAGACTGGATATCAGTAGCCAAACTATAAGCAGCGCGGAAGAAATAGCGCCTGCATTTCAAGGTTCGACCTTAAGCAATGCCGCGGCCAGGGGCGTTAACGTCGATGACGTGAGCAAAGGAACCCCTGCAGAGCAATCTGGCCTGCAAAAAGGGGATGTTATTATTGGCCTTAATCGCTCACCTGTCGGAAATCTGACAGAATTGCGCAAGCTACTCGCAACTAAACCGCCCCTGCTCGCCCTGAACATTATTCGCGGCGATCAAACTATCTATCTGCTTTTGCGTTAA
- the zapG gene encoding Z-ring associated protein ZapG, with protein MTWEYALIGLAVGLVIGAVAMRFGNRKLREQRSLQYELEKTKAELADYREELTSHFAQSAELLDNMARDYRQLYQHMAKGSNDLLPNFPGEKNPFAWQLTESEADNNQAPIQMPRDYPDSASGLLRGERHSREK; from the coding sequence ATGACCTGGGAATACGCGCTCATCGGTTTAGCGGTTGGTTTGGTTATCGGCGCGGTAGCAATGCGTTTTGGTAACAGAAAACTGCGCGAACAGAGAAGCCTGCAGTATGAGCTGGAAAAAACAAAAGCCGAACTGGCTGATTATCGTGAAGAACTGACCAGTCATTTCGCTCAGAGTGCTGAATTACTGGATAATATGGCGCGCGATTACCGTCAGCTTTATCAGCATATGGCAAAAGGTTCGAATGATCTGTTACCTAATTTTCCGGGTGAAAAGAATCCTTTCGCCTGGCAGCTGACCGAATCCGAAGCGGATAACAATCAGGCACCGATACAGATGCCACGTGACTATCCCGATAGTGCATCCGGGCTGCTACGTGGTGAACGCCACTCACGTGAGAAATAA
- the zapE gene encoding cell division protein ZapE, whose translation MQMMSPLACYRHALENGEYQPDDVQQQAVIRLDAIYQSFISHSPAPPATGKGFFGKLNKLMSKGKEQVRQPVSGLYMWGGVGRGKTWLMDMFFQAIPGKRKQRLHFHRFMLRVHQELTELQGQSDPLQTVANRFKSETDLLCFDEFFVSDITDAMLLGTLIEALFARGITLVATSNIPPDELYRNGLQRTRFLPAIALIKQHCEVMNVDAGIDYRLRTLTSAHLWMMPLNQATSQEMERMFIALSGSARADKPVLDINHRQLPTLGVANGVVAMDFNILCGEGRSQHDYIELSRRFHSVLLYDVPVMIYKSEDQARRFLALVDEFYERHVKLVISAEISLFEIYQGAKLKFEYQRCVSRLQEMQSEEYLKLPHLP comes from the coding sequence ATGCAAATGATGTCTCCTCTGGCATGTTATCGTCACGCGCTGGAAAATGGTGAATATCAACCTGATGATGTTCAACAACAAGCGGTCATTCGACTGGATGCTATCTATCAGAGTTTTATCAGTCATTCGCCTGCTCCGCCCGCAACAGGTAAAGGGTTTTTTGGCAAGTTGAATAAGCTAATGAGCAAGGGCAAAGAGCAGGTCCGGCAGCCTGTTTCAGGCCTTTATATGTGGGGTGGGGTTGGTCGTGGAAAAACATGGCTAATGGATATGTTTTTTCAGGCAATTCCTGGGAAACGGAAGCAGCGGTTACATTTTCACCGCTTTATGCTGCGGGTCCATCAGGAATTAACCGAGTTACAGGGCCAAAGCGATCCCTTACAAACTGTGGCAAATCGTTTCAAGAGTGAAACGGACCTCCTTTGCTTTGATGAATTTTTTGTGTCAGACATTACCGATGCGATGCTGCTGGGTACGCTTATAGAAGCGTTGTTTGCCAGAGGGATTACGTTGGTTGCGACCTCAAATATCCCGCCCGATGAACTCTACCGTAATGGTTTGCAGCGCACGCGATTTCTACCGGCAATCGCGCTTATAAAACAGCATTGCGAGGTAATGAATGTCGATGCCGGAATTGATTATCGTCTGCGCACCTTAACGTCCGCGCATCTCTGGATGATGCCGCTTAATCAGGCCACCTCGCAGGAAATGGAGCGAATGTTCATCGCGCTCAGTGGCAGCGCTCGCGCTGATAAACCGGTGCTGGATATTAATCACCGCCAGCTGCCTACTCTGGGGGTGGCAAATGGCGTGGTGGCGATGGATTTTAACATTCTCTGTGGGGAAGGGCGAAGCCAGCATGATTACATCGAACTTTCCCGGCGTTTCCACAGCGTGCTGCTTTATGATGTTCCGGTGATGATTTACAAATCGGAGGACCAGGCGCGTCGTTTTCTGGCACTGGTGGATGAGTTTTATGAACGGCATGTCAAGCTGGTTATTTCTGCAGAGATCTCACTGTTTGAGATTTACCAGGGGGCAAAGCTCAAGTTTGAATATCAACGTTGCGTTTCGCGCCTGCAAGAGATGCAAAGTGAGGAATACCTGAAGTTGCCGCATCTGCCTTAG